Proteins encoded in a region of the Dasypus novemcinctus isolate mDasNov1 chromosome 24, mDasNov1.1.hap2, whole genome shotgun sequence genome:
- the PROCR gene encoding endothelial protein C receptor codes for MLTLLPLLPLLLLPGWALCGQETSDGTRKLHMLQISYFRDPLNVWYQGNATLGDHLTHVLEGPGTNFTILQLRTLEKPEKWQHTERSLRLYLEQFHGLVRVVHKEQPFTFPLTIRCFLGCELLPESSRAHIFFEVTVNGSSFVNFSPETALWVARTQEHSQVVSFTLKQLNTYNRTRYELREFLQDTCVQYVQEHGVMENVRGSQTGRSYTALVLGILVGSFIITGVAVGIFLYTGGRRC; via the exons ATGTTGACACTGCTGCCACTGCTGCCTCTTCTGCTCCTGCCAGGCTGGGCTCTTTGTGGCCAGGAAACCTCAGATG GCACACGGAAACTCCACATGTTGCAGATCTCCTACTTCCGCGACCCCCTTAACGTGTGGTACCAGGGCAACGCGACGCTGGGGGACCACCTGACGCACGTGCTAGAAGGCCCTGGCACTAACTTCACTATCCTTCAACTGCGAACCCTGGAAAAGCCAGAAAAATGGCAGCACACCGAGAGAAGCCTGCGGCTCTACCTGGAACAGTTCCACGGCCTCGTGCGCGTGGTGCACAAGGAGCAGCCCTTCACGT TTCCTCTGACGATTCGCTGCTTCCTGGGCTGTGAGCTGCTTCCTGAGAGCTCCAGGGCGCACATCTTCTTCGAAGTGACGGTCAATGGGAGCTCCTTTGTGAATTTCAGTCCCGAGACAGCTCTATGGGTGGCAAGGACCCAGGAACATTCCCAAGTGGTCAGTTTCACCCTGAAGCAACTCAACACCTACAATCGTACTCGGTATGAACTTCGGGAATTCCTGCAGGACACTTGTGTGCAGTATGTGCAGGAACACGGCGTCATGGAAAACGTGAGAG GGAGCCAAACAGGCCGCTCCTACACTGCACTGGTCCTGGGCATCCTGGTGGGCAGTTTCATCATCACCGGTGTGGCTGTGGGCATCTTCCTGTACACGGGTGGACGGCGGTGTTGA